A single region of the Maniola jurtina chromosome 6, ilManJurt1.1, whole genome shotgun sequence genome encodes:
- the LOC123866360 gene encoding 40S ribosomal protein S10 — protein MLMPKQNRVSIYEYLFKEGVMVAKKDYHAPKHPDLEKIPNLQVIKAMQSLKSRGYVKEQFAWRHFYWYLTNEGIEYLRIFLHLPPEIVPATLKRSVRTETVRRGAGVGRPDAPARSAEDRSAYRRAPTAPGAGHDKKADVGPGSAGVEFRGGFGRGRPAP, from the exons ATGTTGATGCCTAAACAGAATCGTGTTTCTATTTATGAGTACCTTTTCAAAGAAGGTGTTATGGTAGCTAAGAAGGACTACCATGCACCCAAACATCCAGATCTTGAGAAGATCCCTAACCTCCAAGTTATCAAAGCTATGCAGTCTTTAAAATCTAGAGGTTACGTGAAGGAACAGTTTGCGTGGAGGCATTTTTACTG GTACCTAACTAATGAAGGTATTGAGTACTTGAGGATCTTCCTTCATCTACCCCCTGAAATTGTGCCAGCAACCCTCAAGAGATCAGTACGGACAGAGACTGTCAGACGTGGTGCCGGCGTTGGTCGCCCTGACGCCCCCGCTCGCTCCGCTGAAGATCGCTCGGCCTATCGCCGCGCACCTACAGCTCCTGGCGCTGGACACGATAAGAAAGCTGATGTTGGTCCTGGATCAGCTGGTGTTGAATTT aGAGGAGGATTTGGACGCGGAAGGCCGGCACCTTAA
- the LOC123866345 gene encoding NADH dehydrogenase [ubiquinone] 1 alpha subcomplex subunit 9, mitochondrial, giving the protein MASAALASHLKTKLIPKSGYLSVVYIKSAQYSSEGKPNLAAYKRGTGGRSSFNGIVATVFGCTGFVGRYVCNRLGKVGTQMILPYRSDFYDAARLKLCGDLGQVLFTPFDLRDEESIAKAVRYSNVVINLVGRDYETKNFKYHDVHVEGARRLARISREMGVERFIHLSYLNAEENPVPLVMKKPSMYKVSKYLGECAVREEFPTATIIRASDIYGSEDRFIRSFATFWRLHSRYMPLYKNGKETIKQPVYVGDVAAGILAAARDPDTRCQVYQAVGPRRYMLSDLVTWFYALMRKDEKWGFRHYDMKYDPILFPLKVWLANALSPAYPYGGLHWDSLEKEATTDRVVRGVPTLEDLGVVLTHIEDQAPWELKPYRAHQYYIDEIGEFPTPDPPKVQTAL; this is encoded by the exons ATGGCTTCTGCAGCGTTAGCAAGccatttaaaaactaaattaatac CTAAAAGTGGGTACTTGAGCGTTGTTTATATCAAGTCTGCTCAATACAGTTCTGAAGGCAAACCAAACCTAGCTGCTTACAAGCGAGGAACTGGTGGGCGCAGCAGTTTCAATGGCATCGTGGCAACTGTTTTCGGTTGCACAGGATTTGTTGGTCGCTATGTGTGTAATAGGCTTGGCAAGGTTGGCACTCAG ATGATTCTGCCATACCGAAGTGACTTCTATGATGCAGCAAGATTGAAGTTGTGTGGAGATCTGGGTCAAGTATTATTTACACCCTTTGATTTACGTGATGAAGAGTCAATAGCGAAAGCAGTACGTTATTCTAACGTTGTGATTAACCTAGTTGGGCGTGACTATGAGACTAAGAACTTTAAATACCATGATGTTCACGTGGAGGGTGCTAGACGTCTTGCTAG AATCAGCAGGGAAATGGGAGTTGAAAGATTTATCCATTTATCTTATTTGAATGCTGAGGAAAACCCTGTGCCATTAGTGATGAAGAagccatcgatgtataaggTCAGCAAGTATCTGGGAGAATGTGCAGTGAGGGAAGAATTCCCCACTGCCACCATCATACGAGCTTCTGACATCTATGGCTCAGAAGACAGATTTATTAG ATCGTTTGCGACATTCTGGCGCCTCCACAGCAGGTATATGCCTCTGTACAAGAACGGCAAAGAGACGATCAAACAGCCCGTGTATGTAGGAGATGTAGCGGCCGGAATACTGGCCGCGGCGCGCGACCCGGACACCAGGTGCCAGGTGTATCAGGCTGTTGG GCCAAGACGATACATGCTTAGTGACCTGGTAACCTGGTTCTACGCGCTTATGCGGAAGGATGAGAAGTGGGGCTTCCGCCATTACGACATGAAGTATGACCCCATATTGTTCCCCCTGAAGGTGTGGCTGGCTAATGCATTGTCTCCAGCTTATCCTTACGGTGGTCTGCACTGGGATAGTCTTGAAAAG GAAGCAACTACTGACAGAGTAGTCAGAGGTGTACCCACCCTTGAAGATCTTGGAGTGGTCTTGACACATATTGAAGACCAAGCGCCGTGGGAGTTGAAGCCCTACCGTGCCCATCAGTACTACATAGATGAAATTGGAGAGTTCCCGACCCCAGACCCGCCAAAAGTACAGACAGCTTTGTAA
- the LOC123866342 gene encoding synembryn-A isoform X1 — MNDDEINIISGNNYSEVALILENFLKINDNVFTFPFLLDNNRRVSLWAALFQHLQSKSSESIHVLCLTTIRLLSRDKSELENLICEKWIITLIEKAGLFNFVDPDDTMDVDMPLKEVVVEALKCLCNITFNSEVARALCAHTSIAQGLVARLRSYKEIPFKDDIMLYDMKLLFILTALRQDIKVKIKDELHGMDYLISCLNELVLEASEPQCDVAGSREVIEEAHYCFLQDNQLAIVCEILKTQFNLTLQSAENVSEAEESMYLKLMPALTALLYAQTSTQESLMELHSNIANLLTSVPPVFYQYLTPELNDGETALCIYDGRNMDALHALLQLLQYRLSITTSTKNQYENLSPVLTVLNKSARGCRAQRKYLRMIVLPPLRDVSRPPEQGHTLRNQLCRLLTTPVTSVRDLVAEFLFILCKEKVGRMVKYTGFGNAAGHLAQKGLLGGARGPVHYSSSSEDSDTEEYLQAQPGIDPVVGCTRPPRANPFEGMSDEQKEFEAMKLVNLLDKMMTEGVVRPARVGPDGRPVPVDHVLEMRDHPPNRPQS, encoded by the exons ATGAATGACGACGAAATCAACATTATAAGCGGTAACAACTACTCAGAAGTCGCTCTAATTCTAGAGAATTTTCTAAAGATA AACGATAACGTCTTTACATTTCCGTTTTTATTGGACAACAACAGAAGAGTCTCTTTATGGGCTGCATTATTCCAGCATTTACAATCAAAATCTTCGGAGTCCATTCATGTTTTGTGTTTAACAACTATAAGGCTGTTGAG CCGAGATAAATCTGAGCTTGAGAACTTGATTTGTGAGAAGTGGATCATAACATTAATCGAGAAAGCTGGTTTGTTTAACTTTGTCGATCCTGATGATACTATGGATGTTGATATGCCTTTAAAGGAAGTGGTCGTTGAGGCCTTGAAATGTCTGTGCAATATAACGTTTAATAGCGAAGTGGCACGTGCATTGTGTGCCCACACTAGCATTGCACAGGGGCTAGTGGCAAGATTACGTTCATACAAGGAAATACCATTCAAAGATGACATAATGCTGTACGACATGAAATTGTTGTTTATATTGACTGCACTGAGACAAGACATAAAAGTCAAAATAAAAGATGAATTGCATGGGATGGATTATTTGATAAGTTGTCTCAACGAGCTTGTATTGGAGGCCTCTGAACCTCAGTGTGATGTTGCTGGAAGCAGAGAAGTGATTGAAGAGGCTCACTATTGCTTTCTTCAG GATAACCAACTAGCAATAGTATGTGAGATACTAAAGACCCAGTTCAACCTGACACTGCAAAGTGCGGAGAATGTGAGTGAGGCTGAGGAAAGCATGTACCTTAAACTGATGCCTGCCCTCACAGCCCTGTTATATGCTCAGACTTCTACACAGGAGTCACTGATGGAACTCCACAGCAATATTGCTAACCTACTGACCAG TGTACCACCAGTATTTTACCAGTACCTGACTCCAGAGCTGAATGATGGTGAAACAGCATTGTGCATTTATGACGGTAGAAACATGGATGCTCTTCATGCATTGCTTCAGTTACTGCAGTATAGGCTCTCTATCACTACA AGCACAAAAAATCAGTATGAAAACCTGTCTCCAGTACTGACAGTATTAAATAAGAGCGCCCGCGGGTGTCGGGCGCAGCGCAAATACTTGCGCATGATCGTGTTGCCTCCCCTGAGGGACGTGTCCAGACCGCCCGAGCAGGGCCACACTCTCCGCAACCAGCTATGCCGGCTGCTCACTACGCCCGTCACATCTGTGCGGGATCTGGTTGCCGAGTTCCTGTTCATACTTTGCAAGGAGAAAG TGGGTCGCATGGTGAAGTACACCGGCTTCGGCAACGCGGCCGGCCACCTGGCGCAGAAGGGCTTGCTGGGCGGCGCGCGCGGGCCCGTACACTACTCCTCCAGCAGCGAGGACTCCGACACCGAGGAGTACCTGCAGGCGCAGCCGGGCATCGACCCCGTGGTGGGCTGCACCAGGCCGCCGCGCGCCAACCCCTTCGAGGGCATGTCTGACGAGCAG AAGGAATTCGAGGCCATGAAGCTGGTGAACCTGTTGGACAAGATGATGACGGAAGGGGTGGTGCGGCCGGCGCGCGTGGGGCCCGACGGCCGGCCCGTGCCCGTCGACCACGTGCTCGAGATGCGCGACCATCCGCCCAACCGCCCGCAGTCCTAA
- the LOC123866342 gene encoding synembryn-A isoform X2, whose product MNDDEINIISGNNYSEVALILENFLKINDNVFTFPFLLDNNRRVSLWAALFQHLQSKSSESIHVLCLTTIRLLSRDKSELENLICEKWIITLIEKAGLFNFVDPDDTMDVDMPLKEVVVEALKCLCNITFNSEVARALCAHTSIAQGLVARLRSYKEIPFKDDIMLYDMKLLFILTALRQDIKVKIKDELHGMDYLISCLNELVLEASEPQCDVAGSREVIEEAHYCFLQDNQLAIVCEILKTQFNLTLQSAENVSEAEESMYLKLMPALTALLYAQTSTQESLMELHSNIANLLTSVPPVFYQYLTPELNDGETALCIYDGRNMDALHALLQLLQYRLSITTSTKNQYENLSPVLTVLNKSARGCRAQRKYLRMIVLPPLRDVSRPPEQGHTLRNQLCRLLTTPVTSVRDLVAEFLFILCKEKVGRMVKYTGFGNAAGHLAQKGLLGGARGPVHYSSSSEDSDTEEYLQAQPGIDPVVGCTRPPRANPFEGMSDEQEFEAMKLVNLLDKMMTEGVVRPARVGPDGRPVPVDHVLEMRDHPPNRPQS is encoded by the exons ATGAATGACGACGAAATCAACATTATAAGCGGTAACAACTACTCAGAAGTCGCTCTAATTCTAGAGAATTTTCTAAAGATA AACGATAACGTCTTTACATTTCCGTTTTTATTGGACAACAACAGAAGAGTCTCTTTATGGGCTGCATTATTCCAGCATTTACAATCAAAATCTTCGGAGTCCATTCATGTTTTGTGTTTAACAACTATAAGGCTGTTGAG CCGAGATAAATCTGAGCTTGAGAACTTGATTTGTGAGAAGTGGATCATAACATTAATCGAGAAAGCTGGTTTGTTTAACTTTGTCGATCCTGATGATACTATGGATGTTGATATGCCTTTAAAGGAAGTGGTCGTTGAGGCCTTGAAATGTCTGTGCAATATAACGTTTAATAGCGAAGTGGCACGTGCATTGTGTGCCCACACTAGCATTGCACAGGGGCTAGTGGCAAGATTACGTTCATACAAGGAAATACCATTCAAAGATGACATAATGCTGTACGACATGAAATTGTTGTTTATATTGACTGCACTGAGACAAGACATAAAAGTCAAAATAAAAGATGAATTGCATGGGATGGATTATTTGATAAGTTGTCTCAACGAGCTTGTATTGGAGGCCTCTGAACCTCAGTGTGATGTTGCTGGAAGCAGAGAAGTGATTGAAGAGGCTCACTATTGCTTTCTTCAG GATAACCAACTAGCAATAGTATGTGAGATACTAAAGACCCAGTTCAACCTGACACTGCAAAGTGCGGAGAATGTGAGTGAGGCTGAGGAAAGCATGTACCTTAAACTGATGCCTGCCCTCACAGCCCTGTTATATGCTCAGACTTCTACACAGGAGTCACTGATGGAACTCCACAGCAATATTGCTAACCTACTGACCAG TGTACCACCAGTATTTTACCAGTACCTGACTCCAGAGCTGAATGATGGTGAAACAGCATTGTGCATTTATGACGGTAGAAACATGGATGCTCTTCATGCATTGCTTCAGTTACTGCAGTATAGGCTCTCTATCACTACA AGCACAAAAAATCAGTATGAAAACCTGTCTCCAGTACTGACAGTATTAAATAAGAGCGCCCGCGGGTGTCGGGCGCAGCGCAAATACTTGCGCATGATCGTGTTGCCTCCCCTGAGGGACGTGTCCAGACCGCCCGAGCAGGGCCACACTCTCCGCAACCAGCTATGCCGGCTGCTCACTACGCCCGTCACATCTGTGCGGGATCTGGTTGCCGAGTTCCTGTTCATACTTTGCAAGGAGAAAG TGGGTCGCATGGTGAAGTACACCGGCTTCGGCAACGCGGCCGGCCACCTGGCGCAGAAGGGCTTGCTGGGCGGCGCGCGCGGGCCCGTACACTACTCCTCCAGCAGCGAGGACTCCGACACCGAGGAGTACCTGCAGGCGCAGCCGGGCATCGACCCCGTGGTGGGCTGCACCAGGCCGCCGCGCGCCAACCCCTTCGAGGGCATGTCTGACGAGCAG GAATTCGAGGCCATGAAGCTGGTGAACCTGTTGGACAAGATGATGACGGAAGGGGTGGTGCGGCCGGCGCGCGTGGGGCCCGACGGCCGGCCCGTGCCCGTCGACCACGTGCTCGAGATGCGCGACCATCCGCCCAACCGCCCGCAGTCCTAA